One part of the Prosthecobacter vanneervenii genome encodes these proteins:
- a CDS encoding DUF5069 domain-containing protein, translating into MAFPIRSPRDMVGGIMVFGRILDKIRLFDKEGSLPEGYHLGYMPGNRTFDERVCKFLGVDFYELTQRTLAGGTDEEILEWCCQNGNRPTAEQIEIWNGFMMKRGWRDAASEGLVKQRAEAGLAHREDLITFFDMMDVEEGRAP; encoded by the coding sequence ATGGCATTTCCCATTCGTTCCCCTCGTGACATGGTCGGCGGCATCATGGTCTTTGGCCGCATCCTGGACAAGATCCGCCTCTTCGACAAAGAAGGCAGCCTGCCCGAGGGCTACCACCTGGGCTACATGCCTGGCAACCGCACCTTTGACGAGCGCGTGTGCAAATTCCTCGGAGTGGATTTTTATGAGCTGACTCAGCGCACGCTGGCCGGTGGCACCGACGAGGAGATCCTGGAATGGTGCTGCCAGAACGGCAACCGCCCCACAGCCGAGCAGATCGAAATCTGGAATGGCTTCATGATGAAGCGCGGCTGGCGCGATGCTGCCAGCGAAGGCCTCGTCAAGCAGCGCGCCGAGGCTGGCCTCGCGCATCGCGAAGACCTGATCACCTTCTTTGACATGATGGATGTCGAGGAAGGCCGCGCGCCGTGA
- a CDS encoding LamG domain-containing protein — MKHTSLLALVLALAASGIRAEDKPLLAIPGKAIYENNLASGAGAPWKAAKGKWEAVDGVLHGSELEADKHGAVIRLPNKLKDFVIEYEFKFSGAKTTSLSINAIKDHMARIMITPKSVTVQRDDNDHEGPDKAVVFARFPAELGEGWHKVRLEMVGDKMLGKVDDLVAWGANDLFLTEKASPGFTVSGQSVDFRNFSLKEATLNPGWDAVMATLPKPGEKVAPVARPAAAKGAAKAKKKAE, encoded by the coding sequence ATGAAACACACCTCCCTGCTCGCTCTGGTCCTCGCCCTGGCCGCCTCCGGCATTCGTGCCGAGGACAAGCCGCTCCTCGCCATTCCTGGCAAGGCCATTTATGAAAACAACCTCGCCTCCGGAGCCGGTGCGCCGTGGAAGGCCGCCAAAGGCAAATGGGAGGCTGTGGACGGCGTGCTGCATGGCTCTGAGCTGGAAGCCGACAAGCACGGCGCGGTGATCCGGCTGCCCAACAAGCTGAAGGACTTCGTCATCGAGTATGAGTTCAAGTTCTCCGGCGCCAAGACCACCAGCCTTTCCATCAATGCCATCAAGGACCACATGGCGCGCATCATGATCACCCCCAAATCCGTGACCGTACAGCGCGACGACAACGACCACGAAGGCCCGGACAAGGCGGTGGTCTTTGCCCGCTTCCCAGCTGAGCTGGGCGAAGGCTGGCACAAGGTGCGCCTGGAAATGGTGGGAGACAAAATGCTGGGCAAGGTGGACGATCTGGTAGCCTGGGGTGCCAATGACCTCTTCCTCACGGAGAAGGCCTCCCCGGGCTTCACCGTCAGCGGCCAGTCCGTGGACTTCCGCAACTTCAGCCTCAAGGAAGCCACCCTCAATCCCGGCTGGGATGCCGTGATGGCCACCCTGCCCAAGCCCGGCGAGAAAGTAGCTCCCGTGGCCAGACCCGCCGCAGCCAAAGGCGCTGCCAAAGCCAAGAAGAAGGCCGAGTAA
- a CDS encoding alpha/beta hydrolase family protein has protein sequence MRTAAVCLILLHTLMQAAEPNPAADAWLAKTKIAPPLQVPASLTAWHKQRTQIRATLNELLGDLPPRPPVSAVQVTSREDKGAYTLETIQFDNGAGEVVKGYVFVPKTATALSLAPAILYCHWHGGQYDSGKQELLQTNATPVAAGPALAEAGYVVLGIDAPCFGERNGHGPDGPQQKGSNGEMTAAKFNLWVGRTLWGMMIRDDLTALDYLCSRPEVDAQRIGVTGISMGSTRSWWIMALDDRPRAAVCVGCMTRYEELIRAGMLKAHGIYYFVPGMLRHFDTESVIALGAPRPMLFMTGDQDSGSPVEGVRHIGEIVSRIYLLTGMNDAEYFENKIYPGVGHVYLPEMWEETVKWMDRWVRNAEPLKQLK, from the coding sequence ATGCGTACCGCCGCCGTCTGCCTCATTCTCCTGCACACGCTCATGCAAGCCGCTGAACCCAACCCCGCCGCCGATGCCTGGCTGGCCAAGACTAAGATCGCCCCGCCGCTTCAGGTGCCTGCCTCCCTGACTGCCTGGCATAAGCAGCGCACGCAGATTCGCGCCACGTTGAACGAGCTGCTTGGCGATCTGCCGCCACGCCCGCCCGTATCTGCTGTACAGGTGACCAGCCGTGAGGACAAAGGAGCCTACACGCTGGAGACCATTCAGTTCGACAACGGCGCTGGCGAGGTGGTGAAAGGCTACGTCTTTGTGCCAAAGACGGCCACAGCGCTGAGCCTAGCTCCGGCCATTCTCTACTGTCACTGGCACGGCGGCCAGTATGACAGCGGCAAGCAAGAGCTGCTGCAAACCAACGCCACCCCCGTGGCCGCAGGCCCCGCGCTGGCGGAGGCCGGATATGTCGTGCTGGGCATCGACGCCCCATGCTTTGGCGAGCGCAACGGCCACGGCCCCGATGGCCCGCAGCAGAAGGGCTCCAATGGCGAGATGACCGCCGCGAAGTTCAACCTCTGGGTGGGGCGCACGCTCTGGGGCATGATGATCCGAGATGACCTGACCGCGCTGGATTATCTCTGCTCCCGCCCCGAGGTGGACGCGCAACGCATCGGCGTCACCGGCATCAGCATGGGCTCCACCAGAAGCTGGTGGATCATGGCATTGGACGACCGTCCGCGCGCCGCCGTCTGCGTCGGCTGCATGACACGCTACGAGGAGCTCATCCGTGCCGGCATGCTCAAGGCGCACGGCATCTACTACTTTGTCCCCGGCATGCTCCGGCACTTTGACACCGAGTCCGTCATCGCCCTCGGTGCCCCGCGCCCCATGCTCTTCATGACGGGCGATCAGGACAGCGGCTCGCCCGTGGAAGGCGTGCGGCACATCGGCGAGATCGTGAGCCGGATCTACCTTCTCACGGGAATGAACGATGCCGAGTATTTTGAAAACAAGATCTACCCCGGAGTCGGCCACGTGTATCTGCCGGAGATGTGGGAGGAGACAGTGAAATGGATGGATCGGTGGGTCAGGAACGCGGAACCACTCAAGCAGCTCAAATAA
- a CDS encoding 6-phosphofructokinase, with product MTATFPEQSVAVLFSGGDAPGMNAFLRAVVRLGLNREKIAVLGIRDGYRGLVRTARAVNDDAEALVRLKNDIATHTGRAGLISEQLHIIQMDHASVSGIMGKGGTILGSARCLEFHDKKVRDSVIKLLKSLNVRALVVVGGDGSLTGARLLAQESDLRVIGVPATIDNDLQFTDMALGVDTAVNTLVWAVDHFIDTARSHRRVMVLETMGRASGDLARMAGLASGAEMIITPEGGPLNEEAMKKLAAKIEGAMTRGRGHAIVLVAEGVEFDPPQKRNRAYVLMDAFQQYFQRAGAPFQDLEVRPSVLGHLQRGGHTTPGDCILAARFADHAWKTIQQPDGGSGITALRGNVVEIVPYGEPDMPERAAYSREMELLHDALSSW from the coding sequence ATGACCGCTACCTTCCCCGAACAATCCGTCGCCGTCCTTTTCAGCGGAGGCGACGCGCCCGGCATGAACGCCTTTCTGCGCGCCGTTGTCCGCCTGGGCCTGAACCGCGAGAAGATCGCCGTGCTGGGCATCCGCGATGGCTACCGTGGTCTCGTCCGCACCGCCCGCGCCGTGAATGATGACGCCGAAGCCTTGGTGCGCCTGAAGAACGACATCGCCACCCACACCGGCCGCGCCGGACTGATCTCCGAGCAGCTCCACATCATCCAGATGGACCACGCCAGCGTGAGCGGCATCATGGGCAAGGGCGGCACCATCCTCGGCTCCGCCCGCTGCCTGGAGTTTCATGACAAGAAGGTGCGCGACAGCGTCATCAAGCTGCTCAAAAGCCTGAATGTTCGCGCCCTGGTGGTGGTGGGTGGTGACGGCTCTCTCACCGGTGCCCGCCTGCTGGCCCAGGAGAGTGACCTGCGCGTGATCGGCGTGCCTGCCACGATCGACAACGACCTGCAGTTTACCGACATGGCGCTGGGCGTGGACACCGCGGTGAACACCCTCGTCTGGGCGGTGGACCACTTCATCGACACCGCACGCAGCCATCGCCGCGTGATGGTGCTGGAAACCATGGGCCGTGCCAGCGGCGACCTGGCCCGCATGGCCGGTCTGGCATCCGGTGCAGAAATGATCATCACCCCCGAGGGCGGCCCGCTGAACGAGGAGGCCATGAAGAAACTGGCCGCCAAGATCGAAGGCGCGATGACCCGCGGCCGTGGCCACGCCATCGTGCTGGTGGCTGAGGGCGTGGAATTTGACCCGCCGCAGAAGCGCAACCGCGCCTACGTGCTCATGGACGCCTTCCAGCAGTACTTCCAGCGCGCCGGAGCCCCCTTCCAAGACCTGGAGGTGCGCCCCTCGGTGCTGGGCCATCTGCAGCGCGGCGGCCATACCACACCCGGTGACTGCATCCTGGCGGCACGCTTTGCCGACCACGCCTGGAAGACCATCCAGCAGCCCGATGGCGGCAGCGGCATCACCGCCCTGCGCGGGAACGTGGTCGAGATCGTTCCCTACGGCGAACCCGACATGCCCGAGCGCGCCGCCTACTCACGCGAGATGGAGCTGCTGCACGATGCCCTGAGCTCGTGGTAA
- a CDS encoding DMT family transporter, translated as MLAALLYAFGALVLKRSSDLGVGLWRTTFVANLIVAGLFSFLWLLGGPPIEREMLWQPGIIAMCLFLGQLAQFLALDKGDVSVAVPVFGLKVILVAFLTPLLIGEAVGAKLWAAAFLSVLGITFLNRKDAGQPPRHLLLTFVSGGFGAVAFAVFDVLVQKWGPQWGVGRLLPCIFWINALLSFGLIFRFSAPLSAIRVQAWPWLVGGSALLGTQSIIFVSTLAVFGKATSANIVYASRGLLSVALVWMIGHWFANSEQHLGPKVMRWRLAGALMMMSAIVLVVV; from the coding sequence TTGCTAGCAGCCCTATTGTACGCCTTTGGCGCGCTCGTGCTGAAACGCTCCAGCGATCTTGGGGTAGGCCTCTGGCGCACCACTTTCGTGGCGAATCTGATCGTGGCAGGCCTCTTCTCTTTCCTATGGCTTCTCGGTGGTCCGCCTATCGAGCGCGAAATGCTCTGGCAGCCTGGCATCATCGCCATGTGTCTTTTCCTCGGCCAGCTGGCGCAGTTTCTGGCACTGGACAAGGGGGACGTCTCCGTGGCCGTGCCCGTGTTTGGGCTCAAGGTCATCCTGGTGGCCTTCTTGACGCCGCTGCTCATCGGCGAGGCTGTAGGGGCCAAGCTCTGGGCCGCCGCCTTTCTCAGCGTGCTGGGCATCACCTTCCTCAATCGCAAAGACGCCGGACAACCGCCGCGCCACCTGCTGCTCACCTTTGTGTCCGGTGGCTTCGGCGCGGTGGCTTTTGCGGTGTTTGACGTGCTGGTGCAGAAATGGGGGCCGCAGTGGGGCGTGGGCCGCCTGCTGCCCTGCATCTTCTGGATCAATGCGCTGCTCTCCTTTGGGCTCATCTTCCGCTTCTCCGCCCCGCTCAGTGCTATTCGTGTGCAGGCTTGGCCGTGGCTCGTCGGCGGCTCCGCGCTGCTGGGCACGCAGAGCATCATCTTTGTCAGTACCCTGGCCGTCTTTGGGAAGGCTACCTCGGCCAATATCGTCTATGCCTCGCGCGGCCTGCTCAGTGTGGCGCTGGTGTGGATGATCGGCCACTGGTTCGCGAATAGCGAGCAGCACCTCGGCCCCAAGGTCATGCGCTGGCGTCTGGCCGGCGCCCTCATGATGATGAGCGCGATCGTGCTGGTGGTGGTGTGA
- a CDS encoding addiction module protein — protein MILETLPAVSALTVDQKLRLVSELWHDVSREGTITADTAALLDERLQEHAANPAAVRSTEQVTAGILALKKHIAASRA, from the coding sequence ATGATTCTGGAAACACTGCCCGCCGTGAGCGCACTCACCGTGGATCAAAAGCTGCGGCTCGTGTCCGAGCTCTGGCACGATGTTTCGCGTGAAGGTACCATCACCGCTGACACCGCTGCGTTGCTTGATGAGCGGCTGCAGGAGCATGCGGCCAACCCTGCCGCTGTCCGCAGCACGGAGCAGGTGACGGCAGGCATTCTGGCCCTCAAGAAACACATCGCGGCATCTCGCGCATGA